A single window of Sphingobium sp. SCG-1 DNA harbors:
- a CDS encoding DUF5597 domain-containing protein: MMRFSVKAGCALLSILATAPLAAEPTKLVKQGTATQLQVNGKPMLLIAGELGNSSASSAAYMAPHWKRLKDMHLNTVLAPVSWELIEPVEGRFDWSSVDALIRDARAHDLKLVILWFGAWKNSMSTYVPAWVKRDQQRFPRAALPNGQGVEILSAMAPATLDADSRAFAALMAHIKATDDKQNTVVMTQVENEIGMLPVARDYGPLAEQAFRQPVPAELTTYLTQHRDTLVPEMKQLWEGQGAKTAGTWAEIFGPGHEAEEVFTAWYYARFANGLSAAGKAAYPMPMYVNVALNRPGRLPGEYPSGGPLPHLIDVWKAGAPAIDFIAPDIYFPNFVDIVHRYKRPDNPLFIPEANNADHPQVPGNAFYAIGKLDAIGFGPFSIESVDEKPGALGDAYDILDQLAPQILAAQGLGRMSAFRPRALYDETIIYEPVTETIGDYRFTVAFADIQKPVPTPETGNAGGIIIQTGPEEYLVAGQGITVTFRPVGQGPGLAGIESAWEGRFDASGQWNAGRLLNGDQTHQGRHVRLPPGDFQIQKVRLYRYQ; the protein is encoded by the coding sequence ATGATGAGATTTTCTGTCAAAGCAGGCTGCGCGCTGCTGTCGATCCTCGCTACAGCGCCACTCGCTGCCGAACCCACCAAGCTCGTGAAGCAAGGCACCGCCACGCAGTTACAGGTGAACGGCAAGCCGATGCTGCTCATCGCGGGTGAGCTCGGCAACAGCAGCGCTTCCAGTGCGGCCTATATGGCGCCGCACTGGAAGCGATTGAAGGACATGCACCTCAACACCGTGCTGGCCCCTGTGTCGTGGGAGCTGATCGAGCCGGTCGAAGGGCGGTTCGACTGGTCATCCGTGGATGCCCTGATACGCGACGCCCGCGCGCATGACTTAAAGCTGGTGATCCTATGGTTTGGCGCGTGGAAGAACAGCATGTCGACCTATGTACCGGCATGGGTGAAGCGCGATCAGCAGCGCTTTCCCCGCGCAGCGCTGCCGAACGGGCAGGGTGTTGAAATACTCTCCGCAATGGCGCCTGCCACACTTGACGCGGACAGCCGTGCTTTTGCGGCTCTGATGGCGCATATCAAGGCGACCGACGATAAGCAGAACACCGTGGTGATGACGCAAGTCGAGAATGAAATAGGCATGTTGCCGGTCGCGCGCGATTATGGCCCGCTGGCGGAGCAGGCATTTCGCCAGCCGGTCCCTGCCGAACTCACGACATATCTCACTCAGCATCGCGACACCTTGGTCCCCGAGATGAAGCAGCTATGGGAAGGGCAGGGTGCGAAGACCGCCGGCACCTGGGCAGAAATATTCGGTCCGGGGCATGAAGCCGAGGAAGTCTTCACAGCGTGGTATTATGCGCGCTTCGCCAACGGACTGTCAGCTGCCGGAAAAGCCGCATATCCGATGCCGATGTACGTCAATGTGGCGCTGAACCGTCCCGGCCGCCTGCCGGGCGAATATCCCAGCGGGGGGCCGCTGCCACATCTGATCGATGTGTGGAAGGCAGGTGCCCCAGCCATCGACTTCATCGCGCCCGATATCTATTTCCCGAACTTCGTCGACATCGTTCACCGATACAAACGGCCCGACAACCCGCTGTTCATTCCGGAGGCCAATAACGCCGATCACCCGCAGGTGCCCGGCAACGCATTTTACGCCATAGGAAAGCTGGACGCGATTGGCTTCGGACCGTTTTCCATCGAGTCGGTTGACGAAAAGCCCGGCGCATTGGGTGACGCCTATGACATTCTGGACCAGCTCGCTCCACAGATCCTCGCGGCGCAGGGGCTCGGTCGTATGTCGGCCTTCAGGCCGCGCGCGCTGTACGACGAAACCATCATCTATGAGCCGGTGACGGAGACGATTGGCGACTATCGCTTCACCGTCGCTTTTGCCGACATCCAGAAACCTGTTCCGACTCCCGAGACCGGCAACGCCGGAGGCATCATCATCCAGACGGGGCCGGAAGAATATCTCGTGGCAGGACAGGGGATCACCGTCACCTTCCGGCCGGTCGGACAGGGGCCAGGTCTTGCAGGTATCGAAAGCGCCTGGGAAGGGCGTTTCGATGCGTCGGGGCAGTGGAACGCAGGGCGCTTGTTGAACGGCGACCAGACTCATCAGGGGCGACATGTCCGCCTGCCGCCCGGCGATTTCCAGATCCAGAAGGTTCGCCTTTACCGCTACCAATAG
- a CDS encoding MFS transporter: MICALLFAAVVLSYIDRLVLGVLKPQLEVLYGWTNTGYGDITGYFQVFYGLGFLGFGWLIDRIGPKLGYMLAMGSWTLGHFAQILVTSTTGFVIARIPLALGEAGTYPSALAAVSQWFPKQERALAIGIFNAGANVGAVVTPLLISFIVAGLLLDWRWAFIITGLFNLVWLAVWWRYYRKPADHKTITHEERAWVEAEPQQDVGRAGFRQVLRYRQTWAYMTGRFLIDPVWWTFLFWLPDFFSKQYGYDLKSFGPPLVAIYVLADVGAIAGGWYSSHLLKKGRATGTARKRAMFACALFALPVMFAVQASNIWIAVAFIGLACAAHQGFSTNLFALPGDLFPRYAQGTLIGLGGFAGAAGGFIASKSLGMLLDRVGSYEPFFIACGMAYLLALLATHLLNPRYATVNMGQPA, translated from the coding sequence ATGATCTGCGCGCTGCTGTTCGCAGCAGTGGTCTTGTCATACATCGACCGGCTGGTTTTGGGAGTGCTCAAACCGCAGCTTGAGGTGCTCTACGGCTGGACTAACACCGGCTACGGCGACATCACCGGTTATTTTCAGGTTTTCTACGGCCTTGGCTTTTTGGGCTTCGGCTGGCTGATCGACCGGATCGGGCCAAAGCTCGGCTACATGCTCGCGATGGGAAGCTGGACGCTGGGTCACTTCGCACAGATTCTGGTGACGAGCACAACAGGTTTCGTCATCGCGCGGATACCACTGGCGCTGGGCGAGGCCGGAACCTATCCGTCAGCACTGGCCGCAGTGTCGCAATGGTTCCCCAAGCAGGAGCGTGCGCTCGCCATCGGCATCTTCAATGCGGGGGCCAATGTCGGGGCTGTGGTGACGCCGCTGCTGATATCCTTCATCGTCGCCGGATTGCTGTTGGACTGGCGTTGGGCCTTCATCATCACAGGGCTTTTCAACCTGGTCTGGCTTGCAGTGTGGTGGCGATATTATCGCAAACCAGCCGATCACAAGACGATCACGCATGAAGAGCGCGCTTGGGTCGAGGCGGAACCGCAACAGGACGTGGGTCGCGCCGGGTTCCGTCAGGTGCTGCGCTATCGCCAGACTTGGGCCTATATGACCGGGCGTTTTCTGATCGATCCCGTCTGGTGGACGTTCCTGTTCTGGTTGCCAGATTTCTTCAGCAAGCAATATGGCTATGACCTGAAAAGCTTCGGGCCGCCGCTGGTAGCGATCTATGTTCTGGCGGATGTCGGAGCAATCGCGGGGGGATGGTATTCGTCTCACCTGCTCAAGAAGGGCCGCGCGACAGGGACGGCACGAAAGCGGGCGATGTTCGCCTGTGCGCTTTTCGCGCTTCCGGTCATGTTCGCGGTGCAGGCAAGCAACATATGGATCGCGGTCGCCTTCATCGGCCTTGCCTGCGCCGCGCATCAGGGTTTTTCGACGAACCTGTTTGCGCTACCCGGTGACCTGTTCCCCCGTTATGCCCAGGGAACTTTGATCGGTCTTGGCGGCTTCGCGGGAGCAGCTGGCGGCTTTATCGCCTCCAAGTCGTTGGGCATGTTGCTGGACCGGGTCGGCAGCTACGAACCCTTCTTCATCGCGTGCGGCATGGCCTACCTTCTGGCGCTGCTCGCCACGCATCTTCTCAATCCTCGCTACGCTACTGTGAACATGGGGCAGCCCGCATGA
- the manD gene encoding D-mannonate dehydratase ManD → MPKITSAKVIVTCPGRNFVTLKIETDEGVYGLGDATLNGRELSVASYLTDHVIPCLIGRDAHRIEDIWQYLYKGAYWRRGPVTMSAIAAVDTALWDIKGKIAGLPVYQLLGGASREGVMVYGHANGTTIEDTIETAKVYKDEGYKAIRIQCGVPGLPSTYGVSKDRYFYEPADADLPTENVWSTEKYLRVVPELFKAAREALGWDVHLLHDIHHRLTPIEAGRLGKDLEQYRPFWLEDATPAENQEAFRLIRQHTTTPLAVGEIFNSIWDAKDLIQNQLIDYIRATVVHAGGISHLRKIANLADLYQVRTGCHGATDLSPVCMAAALHFDLSVPNFGVQEYMRHTPETDAVFPHAYTFDRGMMHPGDKPGLGVEIDEELAAQYEYKRAFLPVNRLEDGTMYNW, encoded by the coding sequence ATGCCGAAAATCACCAGCGCCAAGGTCATTGTCACTTGCCCCGGCCGAAACTTTGTGACGCTCAAGATTGAAACCGACGAAGGGGTCTATGGCCTTGGCGACGCTACGCTCAACGGGCGTGAATTGTCCGTGGCGAGTTATCTGACGGACCATGTGATCCCATGCCTGATCGGGCGCGACGCGCACCGGATCGAGGATATCTGGCAGTATCTCTACAAAGGCGCATATTGGCGGCGAGGCCCTGTGACGATGAGCGCGATCGCGGCGGTCGATACGGCCTTGTGGGATATTAAGGGCAAAATCGCTGGCCTACCGGTTTATCAGCTTCTGGGCGGTGCGAGCCGGGAAGGCGTCATGGTCTATGGCCACGCCAATGGGACGACGATCGAGGACACGATCGAGACGGCGAAGGTTTACAAGGATGAGGGCTACAAGGCGATCCGAATACAGTGCGGCGTGCCGGGTTTACCGTCCACTTATGGTGTTTCGAAAGATCGCTACTTCTACGAACCCGCCGATGCCGACCTGCCGACCGAGAATGTCTGGTCGACCGAGAAATATCTGCGGGTCGTACCCGAACTCTTCAAGGCTGCGCGCGAGGCGCTGGGCTGGGACGTTCACCTGCTGCACGATATCCATCACCGCCTGACGCCGATCGAGGCCGGGCGGCTGGGCAAGGATTTGGAGCAGTATCGCCCGTTCTGGCTGGAGGACGCCACACCCGCTGAAAACCAGGAGGCGTTCCGACTGATCCGCCAGCACACGACCACGCCACTGGCAGTGGGCGAAATCTTCAACTCGATCTGGGACGCGAAGGATCTGATCCAGAACCAGTTGATCGATTATATTCGGGCGACTGTAGTGCACGCGGGCGGCATCAGCCACTTGCGCAAGATTGCGAACCTTGCGGATCTCTATCAGGTTCGCACTGGCTGCCACGGCGCGACCGACCTGTCGCCGGTCTGCATGGCGGCCGCGCTGCATTTCGACCTGTCGGTACCGAATTTCGGCGTGCAGGAATATATGCGGCACACCCCCGAGACCGATGCGGTATTCCCGCACGCCTATACATTCGATCGCGGCATGATGCATCCCGGCGACAAACCGGGGCTGGGTGTGGAAATCGACGAGGAACTTGCTGCCCAGTATGAATATAAGCGTGCCTTCCTGCCGGTGAACCGGCTGGAAGACGGCACGATGTACAACTGGTGA
- a CDS encoding glycoside hydrolase family 3 N-terminal domain-containing protein — translation MKHAAFARRQVLGLLGSTSLVAAAPLAAKSNGPLYKDASAPIDLRVRDLLGRMTLEEKVGQIIALWATKADIMDDLTFSPAKASKAYPASFGQITRPSDRRGAPAGSTQAGGTGARWRTPADTVTFINAVQRWATKETRLGIPVLFHEESLHGYMATDATMFPMAIGLAGSFDRQLMEDVQSVIAREVRARGVHLALSPVVDIARDPRWGRIEETFGEDPYLCGEMGVAAVRGLQGDGKTLPPGKVFATLKHMTGHGQPESGENIAPAPIAERELRENFFPPFRAVVKRTGIAAVMPSYNEIDGVPSHMNRWLLGDILRGEWGFDGAVVSDYGAVPELDTIHHVQSDLKAAARAALRAGVDCELPDGFAFRTLVEQVRSGEVPAEAVDTACARMLTLKFRAGLFEEPWPNSGFDRLTGNAEARALALKSAQKSIVLLKNDGVLPLKAGAHRTVAVIGPNAAIARLGGYSSIPRQAISLLEGVTAKLAGKAEVVHAQGVFITQSEDRSIDEVLLADPAKNRQLIAEAVEVAKRADVVLLAIGDTEQTSREGFAANHLGDRTSLDLVGEQNALFLALAKVGKPIVVCAINGRPPSYPAVVEGANAMLECWYPGQEGGTAMADVLFGDINPGAKLPVTVARDAGQIPVFYNHKPSARRGYVFEDIEPLFPFGFGLSYTTFETGAPRLSSARIGTGGEVSVEIDVRNTGSRTGDEVVQLYVHDRTASVTRPIKELKGFERVTLAPGESRTVSITLRPDAFSLWNQRMEEVVEPGLFDIMAGPNSRDLKSTTLEII, via the coding sequence GTGAAACACGCTGCTTTCGCCCGCCGCCAGGTACTTGGATTGCTTGGCTCCACTTCGCTGGTCGCAGCCGCACCTTTGGCCGCGAAGAGCAACGGGCCGCTCTACAAGGACGCCTCCGCGCCTATAGACCTGCGGGTACGCGACTTGCTCGGGCGGATGACGCTGGAGGAGAAGGTCGGGCAGATCATTGCGCTTTGGGCCACCAAGGCGGACATCATGGATGACCTGACGTTCTCGCCCGCCAAGGCGTCCAAGGCGTATCCCGCCAGCTTCGGGCAGATCACTCGCCCGTCCGATCGTCGCGGCGCACCTGCGGGATCGACGCAGGCAGGAGGCACCGGCGCACGATGGCGCACGCCCGCTGATACGGTTACGTTCATCAACGCTGTCCAGCGCTGGGCCACGAAAGAAACGCGCCTTGGCATTCCGGTGCTCTTCCATGAGGAGTCGCTCCATGGCTATATGGCGACGGACGCGACGATGTTTCCGATGGCGATTGGTCTGGCAGGCAGCTTCGATCGACAACTGATGGAAGACGTCCAGTCCGTAATCGCGCGGGAAGTGCGTGCGCGCGGCGTGCATCTGGCCTTGTCGCCTGTGGTCGACATTGCGCGCGATCCGCGGTGGGGGCGGATCGAGGAAACCTTTGGCGAAGATCCGTATCTCTGCGGGGAAATGGGTGTCGCTGCAGTGCGCGGCCTTCAGGGGGACGGCAAGACGCTTCCTCCCGGCAAAGTGTTCGCCACGCTCAAGCACATGACGGGCCATGGTCAACCCGAAAGCGGAGAGAACATCGCACCTGCGCCGATTGCGGAACGCGAACTGCGGGAGAATTTCTTCCCACCCTTCCGTGCCGTCGTGAAGCGCACCGGCATTGCGGCGGTGATGCCTTCGTACAATGAGATCGATGGCGTTCCCAGTCATATGAACCGTTGGCTTCTTGGCGACATCCTGCGCGGCGAATGGGGTTTCGATGGCGCTGTCGTCAGCGACTATGGTGCGGTTCCCGAACTGGACACTATTCATCATGTCCAGTCCGACTTGAAGGCTGCGGCGCGCGCTGCGCTTCGTGCAGGCGTGGATTGCGAATTGCCCGATGGCTTTGCCTTTCGGACGCTTGTCGAGCAGGTGCGTTCGGGCGAAGTGCCCGCCGAAGCTGTGGACACCGCCTGCGCGCGTATGTTGACGCTGAAGTTTCGGGCTGGCCTGTTTGAAGAACCCTGGCCGAATTCCGGCTTCGACCGGCTGACCGGCAATGCCGAAGCCCGTGCGCTGGCGCTCAAGTCCGCGCAAAAGTCGATTGTGCTACTGAAGAACGATGGCGTTCTGCCCTTGAAAGCGGGCGCGCATCGCACCGTTGCGGTGATTGGCCCCAATGCGGCGATTGCGAGACTAGGCGGCTATTCCAGCATCCCGCGGCAGGCGATTTCCTTGCTGGAAGGCGTCACGGCCAAGCTCGCCGGAAAAGCCGAGGTGGTCCATGCGCAGGGCGTCTTCATCACCCAGAGCGAAGATCGTTCCATCGATGAGGTGTTGCTCGCCGATCCCGCCAAGAACCGCCAACTCATTGCCGAGGCGGTGGAGGTCGCGAAGCGTGCCGATGTCGTTCTGCTGGCGATCGGCGATACTGAGCAGACCAGTCGCGAAGGCTTTGCCGCCAATCATCTGGGCGACCGTACCAGCCTTGATCTGGTCGGCGAGCAGAACGCGCTTTTCCTGGCGCTGGCCAAAGTTGGTAAGCCTATCGTCGTTTGTGCGATCAATGGCCGCCCGCCGAGCTATCCCGCCGTAGTGGAGGGTGCCAACGCAATGCTGGAGTGCTGGTATCCGGGGCAGGAGGGCGGCACGGCAATGGCCGATGTGCTCTTTGGTGACATAAATCCCGGCGCAAAACTGCCGGTGACGGTTGCGCGCGACGCGGGGCAGATCCCGGTGTTTTACAACCATAAGCCGTCCGCGCGGCGGGGCTATGTGTTCGAGGACATCGAGCCGCTTTTCCCCTTCGGCTTCGGCCTTAGCTATACCACGTTCGAGACAGGCGCCCCGCGGCTGTCATCTGCACGAATAGGAACTGGTGGTGAAGTTTCGGTCGAGATCGACGTGCGTAATACTGGCTCACGCACAGGCGACGAAGTGGTCCAGCTTTATGTGCATGACCGCACGGCGTCTGTCACGCGTCCGATCAAGGAATTGAAGGGCTTCGAGCGGGTCACCCTGGCTCCCGGCGAGAGCCGCACCGTCAGCATCACACTGCGTCCCGATGCTTTCTCGCTCTGGAACCAGAGGATGGAGGAAGTCGTCGAACCCGGCCTGTTCGACATCATGGCTGGCCCCAACAGCCGCGACCTGAAATCCACGACGCTCGAAATCATCTGA
- a CDS encoding glycoside hydrolase family 3 N-terminal domain-containing protein — MRACQFFGAASVLALLVCAPACSVDAAPAKAAERKQSLYRDARQPIEARVDDLLKRMTLEEKIAQITTVWDGKVAIFDDKLQLDPSKLKAQFPDGLGHFARPSDAKGAVSPRVAPGRNPRQTVALVNALQRWATTQTRLGIPILFHEEGLHGYAAVAATSFPQSIAMASAFDPDMVRDVNTVIAREIRSRGVSLVLSPVVDIARDPRWGRIEETFGEDPYLVGEMGVAAVEGLQGAGRSRLLPPGHVFATLKHLTGHGQPESGTNVGPAPISQRELRENFFPPFEQVVKRTGIEAVMASYNEIDGVPSHANKWLLDDVLRGEWGFQGAVVSDYSAIDQLMSIHHIADNLEDAAKRALDAGVDADLPDGVSYKLLTKAVREGRVDAAKVDMAVRRMLELKFRAGLFENPYVDAAASEAITNNAEARALALKAAQRSITLLKNDGMLPLKPEGTIAVIGPSAAVARLGGYYGQPPHSVSILEGIKTKVGTRANIVFAQGVKITENDDWWEDKVTKSDPAENRKLIAQAVEAAKGVDRIILTLGDTEQSSREGWANNHLGDRPSLDLVGEQQELFDALKALGKPITVVLINGRPASTVKISEEANALVEGWYLGEQGGNAMADVLFGDVNPGGKLPVTIPRSVGQLPMFYNAKPSARRGYLFDTTAPLYPFGYGLSYTSFDLGAPSLSASRMGTGGVVTVSVDVRNTGVRSGDETVQLYVRDKVSSVTRPIKELKGFQRVTLKPGEARTVRFTIDPKALQMWNDKMERVVEPGEFEIMTGPNSVDLKSVTLTVVP, encoded by the coding sequence TTGCGGGCCTGTCAGTTTTTCGGTGCGGCTTCTGTTCTGGCGCTGCTTGTCTGTGCGCCCGCCTGTTCGGTCGATGCTGCCCCTGCCAAAGCGGCGGAACGCAAACAGTCTCTCTACAGGGACGCCCGTCAACCTATCGAAGCGCGTGTCGACGATCTTCTAAAGAGGATGACACTTGAGGAGAAGATCGCGCAAATCACCACCGTCTGGGACGGCAAGGTAGCAATCTTCGATGACAAGCTTCAGCTCGATCCGTCCAAGCTGAAGGCGCAATTTCCGGACGGTCTCGGTCATTTTGCCCGACCGTCCGATGCCAAGGGAGCCGTGAGTCCTCGGGTCGCACCGGGACGCAACCCGCGTCAGACGGTTGCGCTCGTGAATGCGCTGCAACGATGGGCAACGACCCAGACTCGATTGGGCATTCCGATCCTCTTCCATGAGGAAGGTCTGCATGGATATGCCGCAGTGGCCGCAACCAGCTTTCCGCAATCCATCGCCATGGCATCCGCTTTCGACCCTGACATGGTACGGGACGTCAACACGGTCATCGCCCGCGAAATCCGTTCGCGTGGCGTGAGCCTTGTGCTCTCGCCAGTGGTGGATATCGCCCGCGATCCACGTTGGGGCCGCATAGAGGAAACCTTTGGGGAAGATCCCTACCTTGTCGGCGAAATGGGCGTAGCGGCCGTCGAGGGGTTACAAGGCGCGGGCCGCAGCCGCCTGTTGCCTCCCGGTCACGTCTTCGCAACCCTCAAGCACCTCACCGGCCATGGACAGCCGGAGAGCGGCACCAATGTCGGTCCCGCGCCTATTTCCCAGCGCGAGTTGCGCGAAAATTTCTTCCCTCCCTTCGAGCAAGTTGTGAAGCGGACGGGGATCGAGGCGGTGATGGCCTCGTACAATGAAATCGATGGCGTGCCGAGCCACGCCAATAAATGGCTGCTGGACGACGTTCTGCGCGGCGAATGGGGTTTTCAGGGCGCGGTCGTCAGCGATTACTCCGCGATCGATCAGTTGATGAGCATTCACCATATCGCCGATAATCTGGAGGACGCGGCAAAACGCGCGCTCGATGCAGGGGTCGATGCCGATCTGCCCGATGGCGTGTCGTACAAGCTGCTGACCAAGGCCGTGCGCGAAGGACGGGTGGACGCGGCCAAAGTCGACATGGCTGTTCGACGGATGCTTGAGCTGAAGTTCCGTGCCGGCCTGTTTGAAAATCCTTATGTCGACGCGGCCGCTTCCGAAGCGATCACGAATAATGCGGAAGCGCGCGCTTTGGCGCTGAAGGCCGCGCAGCGTTCGATCACACTGCTGAAGAACGACGGCATGTTGCCACTGAAGCCGGAAGGCACGATCGCGGTGATCGGCCCGAGCGCGGCTGTGGCGCGACTGGGTGGTTATTATGGTCAGCCGCCGCATAGCGTTTCCATTCTGGAAGGCATCAAGACGAAAGTCGGCACGCGCGCCAACATCGTTTTCGCGCAGGGTGTGAAAATCACCGAAAACGATGACTGGTGGGAGGACAAGGTCACCAAATCAGACCCTGCCGAGAACCGTAAGCTGATCGCACAAGCCGTCGAAGCGGCGAAGGGTGTCGATCGCATAATACTGACGCTGGGCGATACGGAGCAGTCCAGCCGGGAAGGTTGGGCGAACAATCATTTGGGCGATCGACCCAGCCTTGATCTGGTTGGTGAGCAGCAGGAACTGTTCGACGCTTTGAAGGCGCTCGGCAAACCCATTACGGTCGTGCTCATCAATGGTCGCCCCGCTTCCACGGTGAAGATTTCCGAAGAGGCAAATGCACTGGTGGAGGGCTGGTATCTGGGCGAGCAGGGCGGAAACGCCATGGCCGATGTCCTTTTCGGTGACGTCAATCCCGGCGGCAAGCTGCCCGTGACGATCCCGCGTTCGGTCGGACAGTTGCCGATGTTCTACAACGCCAAGCCCAGCGCGCGCCGGGGCTATCTGTTCGATACTACGGCGCCGCTCTATCCCTTCGGATACGGGCTTAGCTACACCAGCTTCGATCTAGGAGCGCCCAGCCTTTCCGCTTCTCGAATGGGAACAGGGGGGGTGGTAACTGTCTCGGTTGACGTGCGGAACACCGGCGTCCGCAGCGGCGACGAGACCGTGCAGCTTTATGTGCGCGACAAGGTGAGTTCGGTCACGCGGCCGATCAAGGAGCTGAAGGGCTTTCAGCGCGTCACGCTGAAGCCCGGCGAAGCCCGCACGGTGCGCTTCACCATAGACCCGAAGGCGCTGCAGATGTGGAACGACAAGATGGAGCGTGTGGTGGAACCGGGCGAGTTCGAGATCATGACCGGCCCCAATTCGGTCGATCTGAAGTCCGTAACGCTGACGGTGGTCCCGTGA
- a CDS encoding alpha-glucuronidase family glycosyl hydrolase encodes MPMQVFCYIVAMLFLALAPAASAEDGYDLWLRYPKAQEPVLSALSSRANSLVAPGKSTTAALAREELIKGIKGLTGRAPNQVSAPQTGAIWLTTLADSPDLARLPLSLSDLGPDGYVIRSLTTDGKSVTIIAAAKDQGLLYGVFHFLRLAQTGATLDQIAVRSVPRTKLRLLNHWDNLDRTVERGYSGESIWDWWRLPDWRGPRYADYARANASIGINGTVLNNVNAKSDSLTAPYIAKAAALADVFRPYGIKVYLSARWTAPMEIGGLKTADPLDPQVAAWWKAKADEIYRAIPDFGGFLVKANSEGQPGPQDYKRTHADGANMLAAAVKPHGGIVMWRAFVYAHDNPDDRAKQAYADFKPLDGKFADNVIVQVKNGAIDFQPREPFHPLFGAMPKTPLMMEFQITKEYLGQSTHLTYLGPLFEETLKSDTFAKGKGSTIAKVVDGSLEGHTLTGIAGVANIGGDRDWSGSIFNQADWYAFGRFAWNPEISAEAVAQEWAAQTFTADPRFVGPVVKMMMGSREAAVNYMTPLGLAHVMATGHHYGPAPWVSDLARPEWNPVYYHRADANGIGFDRTRSGSNAISQYAPQLARRLASPKTTAERDLLWFHHIGWDYRLPSGETLWTNLVHHYDAGVAYVGEMRTAWDKLRPYVDPERFSQTETFLAIQAREARWWRDASIAYFQTFSKRPLPAGASPPEHPLDWYEAQRFPYAPGNP; translated from the coding sequence ATGCCGATGCAGGTGTTTTGCTACATCGTTGCCATGCTGTTTCTGGCGCTAGCTCCGGCGGCCAGCGCGGAGGATGGCTATGATCTATGGCTGCGCTATCCCAAGGCGCAAGAACCAGTGCTTTCCGCTCTTTCCAGCCGAGCCAACAGCCTCGTCGCGCCCGGAAAATCCACCACCGCCGCTCTCGCGCGGGAGGAACTCATCAAGGGCATCAAAGGACTGACAGGGCGTGCGCCCAACCAAGTCTCAGCACCGCAAACTGGGGCAATATGGTTGACGACGCTTGCCGATTCGCCGGACCTCGCAAGGCTGCCTCTCAGCCTCTCCGATCTTGGTCCCGACGGATATGTGATTCGCAGCCTCACCACCGACGGCAAGTCCGTTACGATCATCGCAGCAGCAAAGGACCAGGGCCTGCTCTATGGCGTCTTCCACTTTCTACGCCTCGCGCAAACCGGTGCAACGCTCGATCAGATCGCAGTCCGTAGCGTCCCACGCACCAAGCTGCGGCTCCTCAATCACTGGGACAATCTCGATCGTACAGTCGAGCGCGGATATTCAGGAGAATCTATCTGGGACTGGTGGCGCCTGCCGGACTGGAGGGGTCCGCGATATGCCGATTATGCCCGCGCCAACGCTTCCATCGGCATCAACGGCACGGTCCTGAACAATGTGAATGCCAAGTCGGACAGCCTGACCGCCCCGTATATCGCCAAAGCCGCGGCGCTGGCCGACGTGTTTCGTCCCTATGGCATAAAGGTCTATCTGTCCGCCCGCTGGACAGCGCCGATGGAAATCGGCGGGCTGAAGACCGCCGACCCGCTCGATCCGCAGGTGGCGGCGTGGTGGAAAGCCAAGGCCGATGAAATCTACCGCGCGATACCCGATTTCGGCGGTTTCCTCGTGAAGGCCAACTCCGAAGGGCAACCCGGCCCGCAGGATTACAAGCGCACACATGCGGACGGCGCAAACATGCTGGCGGCGGCGGTAAAGCCCCACGGCGGCATCGTTATGTGGCGCGCCTTTGTCTATGCGCATGACAATCCCGATGACCGGGCAAAGCAGGCCTATGCCGACTTCAAGCCACTCGACGGAAAATTCGCTGACAACGTCATAGTGCAGGTGAAAAACGGCGCGATTGATTTCCAACCGCGCGAACCATTTCACCCGCTGTTTGGTGCAATGCCCAAGACGCCGCTGATGATGGAATTCCAGATCACCAAGGAGTATCTGGGCCAGTCCACGCACCTCACCTATCTCGGCCCGCTGTTCGAAGAGACGCTCAAGAGCGACACTTTCGCAAAGGGCAAGGGATCGACCATCGCGAAGGTTGTCGACGGCAGTCTGGAGGGTCACACGCTCACCGGTATAGCGGGTGTAGCCAATATCGGCGGAGATCGGGACTGGAGCGGATCGATCTTCAACCAAGCCGATTGGTACGCGTTCGGTCGCTTTGCATGGAACCCCGAAATATCCGCCGAGGCCGTCGCTCAGGAGTGGGCGGCGCAGACGTTCACTGCCGATCCGCGCTTCGTCGGACCTGTGGTGAAGATGATGATGGGCTCACGCGAAGCCGCCGTGAACTACATGACGCCGCTCGGTCTGGCGCATGTGATGGCTACAGGCCATCATTACGGCCCGGCACCCTGGGTGTCGGACCTGGCTCGCCCCGAATGGAACCCCGTCTATTATCATCGCGCCGACGCGAACGGCATAGGCTTCGACCGGACTCGCAGCGGCAGCAATGCCATCAGCCAATATGCGCCGCAACTCGCGCGCCGCCTTGCCAGTCCCAAGACGACGGCCGAACGCGATCTGCTATGGTTTCATCATATCGGATGGGACTACCGCCTGCCCTCGGGCGAGACGCTCTGGACCAACCTTGTCCATCACTATGATGCAGGCGTTGCCTATGTAGGCGAGATGCGGACGGCGTGGGACAAGTTGCGCCCCTATGTCGACCCTGAGCGGTTCTCCCAAACCGAAACGTTCCTTGCCATACAAGCACGTGAAGCCCGCTGGTGGCGCGACGCGAGCATCGCCTACTTCCAGACCTTTTCAAAGCGGCCGCTGCCCGCCGGTGCTTCTCCACCGGAGCATCCGCTGGACTGGTACGAAGCTCAGCGCTTTCCTTATGCGCCAGGAAATCCATGA